The Dehalogenimonas sp. 4OHTPN genome window below encodes:
- a CDS encoding response regulator, giving the protein MNNSLRVLVADGDPQVCSALKLFLEQQPDTLVSVAGRADEAVNLAAGSTQDIILLDWQLACKSSGGGFIHELRRLCPGAAVIAMSARPEARQAALNGGADRFFSKNDNPCILLNSLGRLAGRKPADCPSR; this is encoded by the coding sequence ATGAATAACAGTCTGAGAGTGCTGGTAGCCGACGGCGACCCTCAGGTATGTTCGGCGCTCAAGCTGTTTTTAGAGCAGCAGCCGGACACCTTGGTTTCCGTCGCCGGCCGCGCCGATGAAGCCGTCAACCTTGCCGCCGGTAGCACCCAGGACATCATCCTGCTTGACTGGCAATTAGCCTGCAAATCCAGCGGCGGCGGTTTCATACATGAGCTCAGGAGATTATGTCCCGGCGCCGCGGTCATCGCTATGAGCGCCCGCCCGGAAGCCCGACAGGCTGCCCTGAACGGCGGCGCCGACCGATTTTTCAGCAAGAACGACAACCCCTGCATCCTCCTCAATTCTCTCGGTAGACTGGCCGGCCGGAAGCCCGCAGACTGCCCCAGCCGGTAA